Below is a window of Mesotoga infera DNA.
AGTAATTCTGGTCTTGCTTCTTGGCACCATGCTTCTGGCGGCCGAAACCGAGTACACTGTTGTAAAGGGAGACACTCTATGGGAGATTGCAAAGGCCTATGATGTCGACTGGAAGGAAATCGCCGAGCTCAACGGAATCACTGATGAGTATGCACTCCAGGTGGGAACGGTATTGAAGATTCCTGCGGCGTATACGGAAATATCAGTCATGATTCCCAATATCGATCATGATATTCCCGCCGTTATCTGCATCCCTGAAGGCGATGGACCATTTCCTATAGTCGTCATGCTTCATGGAACCGGTTCAGACAAGAGTGAAGCCGGCGGAGGCTACCTCCTGGCAGCTCCTGCTCTCGCAGAGGCAGGTATTGCCAGTGTCCGCTTCGACTTCATTGGTAATGGCGAGAGTACTGCAGACTACATCGATTACAACTTCACTTCGGCTGTGGACGATACGAATATCGCCTTCGCTTACGCAGCAAGTCTTCCGAGAATAGACGGCCATCGAGCAGGGATAATGGGCTGGAGCCAGGGTGGAACAATCGCTTTGCTGGCTGCAGGACAGAATCC
It encodes the following:
- a CDS encoding alpha/beta fold hydrolase, with amino-acid sequence MKVTRRAPLAVILVLLLGTMLLAAETEYTVVKGDTLWEIAKAYDVDWKEIAELNGITDEYALQVGTVLKIPAAYTEISVMIPNIDHDIPAVICIPEGDGPFPIVVMLHGTGSDKSEAGGGYLLAAPALAEAGIASVRFDFIGNGESTADYIDYNFTSAVDDTNIAFAYAASLPRIDGHRAGIMGWSQGGTIALLAAGQNP